In one window of Campylobacter coli DNA:
- the hemJ gene encoding protoporphyrinogen oxidase HemJ, whose amino-acid sequence MTEWINEYYFWIKWVHYLAFVSWMAGLFYLPRLFVYHAENKDNKGFVDVVKIQERRLYFGIQNPAMIATVISGSLMLHAHKEVLMVGSGFMHAKLTCATLLIIFHIHNYFCLKALANDTSTKSGRYFRIYNEFPTLMFIIIALMMVIRPF is encoded by the coding sequence ATGACAGAATGGATTAATGAGTATTATTTTTGGATTAAATGGGTGCATTATTTAGCATTTGTTTCATGGATGGCAGGACTTTTTTATTTGCCTCGTTTGTTTGTATATCACGCAGAAAATAAAGACAATAAAGGTTTTGTTGATGTTGTAAAGATTCAAGAAAGAAGACTTTATTTTGGTATACAAAATCCCGCGATGATAGCAACCGTTATTAGCGGGAGTTTGATGCTTCATGCCCATAAAGAAGTTTTGATGGTAGGTTCTGGATTTATGCATGCAAAACTTACCTGTGCTACACTTTTGATTATTTTTCATATACATAATTATTTTTGTTTAAAAGCTTTGGCAAATGATACTTCTACAAAAAGTGGAAGATATTTTAGAATTTATAATGAATTTCCTACTTTAATGTTTATTATCATTGCCTTAATGATGGTAATTCGTCCATTTTAA